From a region of the Phaseolus vulgaris cultivar G19833 chromosome 6, P. vulgaris v2.0, whole genome shotgun sequence genome:
- the LOC137831567 gene encoding isoleucine N-monooxygenase 1-like, with protein MDYAPDILCLHLQPLVISLFLVICGFTIMKALRYDLLEKPKLPPGPKPWPIVGSLPQMLSNKPVFRWIHDLMQEMNTEIACVRLGNVHVIPVTCPSIACEFLRKHDAEFASRPLTMATDIMSSGYVTIAIVPFGEQWKKMRRIFVNDLFSPLRHHWFQDKRNEEADNIMFYVYNKRNNVNVREVSQHYCCNVTRKLIFDTRYFGKGRMDGGPGSEEVEQVNAIFTLLKHVYAFSASDYVPWLRVFDLDGHKRMVKKGMRTMEKYHDPLVEERMKQWNDGSKSVEEDLLDVLISLKDDNHTPTLTVKEIKALTIELMFGGADNPSNAVECALAEMINEPHILQQATEEVDKIVGKQRMVQESDIPKLNYVKACVREAFRLHPVVPFNPPHVSSNDTMVGNYFIPKGSHVLLSRHGLGRNPRVWNEPHKFKPERHEMNDGSMVALSEPDLKFITFGTGRRGCPAVILGSTMTVMLFARLIHAFSWSAPPNVSSINIVKSGNGGMLAEPLVLEAKPRLAPELYYI; from the exons ATGGATTACGCCCCCGATATTTTATGCCTGCACCTTCAACCccttgtaatttctttgtttcttGTGATTTGTGGCTTTACTATCATGAAAGCCTTGAGATATGACCTACTTGAGAAGCCTAAACTGCCTCCTGGTCCTAAACCCTGGCCTATAGTTGGTAGCCTTCCTCAAATGCTTTCCAACAAACCTGTGTTTCGATGGATACACGATCTCATGCAAGAAATGAACACTGAAATTGCATGTGTTCGCCTAGGAAATGTCCATGTAATCCCAGTGACATGTCCCTCCATTGCTTGTGAGTTTTTGAGAAAGCATGATGCTGAGTTTGCATCAAGACCACTAACCATGGCCACTGATATCATGTCTAGTGGCTATGTGACCATAGCTATTGTACCCTTTGGGGAGCAATGGAAGAAAATGAGGAGAATCTTCGTCAACGACTTGTTCTCCCCTCTCAGGCACCACTGGTTTCAGGACAAAAGGAACGAAGAAGCTGATAACATTATGTTTTACGTCTACAACAAACGCAACAATGTGAATGTGAGAGAAGTTTCACAACACTATTGTTGCAATGTGACGAGGAAACTGATTTTTGATACAAGGTACTTTGGAAAGGGTAGGATGGACGGAGGTCCTGGATCAGAGGAAGTAGAACAAGTGAATGCTATTTTCACATTGCTTAAGCACGTTTATGCATTCTCTGCTTCTGATTATGTGCCGTGGTTGAGGGTTTTTGACTTGGATGGGCACAAGAGGATGGTGAAGAAAGGAATGAGGACGATGGAGAAGTATCACGATCCATTGGTTGAAGAGAGAATGAAGCAATGGAACGATGGATCAAAGAGCGTTGAAGAAGACTTGCTTGATGTTCTCATCTCACTCAAAGATGACAATCATACTCCTACTTTGACCGTCAAGGAAATCAAGGCGCTTACTATA GAACTTATGTTTGGAGGAGCAGACAATCCATCCAATGCAGTTGAATGTGCACTTGCAGAAATGATAAATGAGCCGCACATACTTCAGCAAGCCACTGAAGAAGTAGACAAGATTGTAGGTAAGCAAAGGATGGTGCAAGAATCAGATATTCCAAAGCTCAATTACGTAAAGGCTTGTGTTAGAGAAGCTTTTCGCCTTCATCCAGTGGTGCCTTTTAATCCTCCCCATGTCTCAAGCAATGACACAATGGTGGGAAACTATTTTATTCCAAAGGGTAGCCATGTACTACTAAGCAGACATGGACTTGGACGAAACCCTAGAGTGTGGAATGAACCTCACAAGTTCAAACCTGAACGTCATGAAATGAATGATGGATCCATGGTTGCTTTGTCAGAGCCAGATTTGAAGTTCATAACATTTGGCACAGGAAGGAGAGGTTGTCCTGCAGTGATACTTGGGTCCACCATGACTGTGATGTTATTTGCCAGGTTGATTCATGCCTTTTCTTGGAGTGCACCTCCAAATGTATCAAGTATCAACATTGTTAAGTCTGGTAATGGTGGTATGCTTGCTGAGCCACTTGTGTTAGAAGCCAAACCAAGATTAGCACCAGAGTTGTAttacatataa
- the LOC137833498 gene encoding uncharacterized protein, producing MAKLPQQLYVVHSSQSQSQSIMCDFCGGDHPNGHCSYLNNSSEVEDSSMLERMSKVEEALTKLVIMEENSMTTIRNIEIQMGKVAKQFEEIQSGQFLVDNQTNPKEHCNKVIAEKEDETEELEREMKRNEEEKIKNKERSVLEKDLSYPHPPSKTEKDRKFFDKLLPRNYFAGNLKQDSTFERFPKNRSYIEERNRELEARCSIMTQRDFLQNSKNLGGFNLPVSIGVLSVDKVALYLGDLEVQPTKMQLAKRSIKDPYRVVEDVLVTRKNAYNMMQQRELSILK from the coding sequence atggctaaattgccCCAACAGTTATATGTTGTGCATTCATCTCAAAGCCAGAGTCAATCAATcatgtgtgatttttgtggaggtgatcatcctaatggtcactgTTCTTATCTGAACAATTCATCTGAAGTTGAGGATTCATCCATGCTTGAAAGAATGAGTAAAGTTGAAGAAGCCTTAACAAAGCTTGTGATAATGGAAGAAAATAGCATGACAACGATCAGGAATATAGAGATCCAAATGGGAAAAGTGGCTAAACAATTTGAAGAAATACAAAGTGGTCAGTTTTTAGTTGACAACCAAACCAACCCAAAAGAGCATTGCAATAAGGTAATAGctgaaaaagaagatgagactgaggagttagagagagaaatgaaaagaaatgaggaagaaaaaattaaaaataaggagagaagtgttcttgaaaaagatttatcatatcctcatcCTCCTTCAAAAACAGAGAAGGACAGAAAATTCTTTGACAAATTGCTCCCTAGgaattattttgcaggaaatctgaagcaagattcaacatttGAGAGATTTCCGAAGAATAGGAGCTATATTGAAGAGAGAAATAGAGAGTTGGAGGCTAGATGCAGTATCATGACTCAAAGGGACTTCCTTCAAAATTCTAAGAACTTAGGAGGTTTTAATCTTCCCGTGTCTATAGGTGTTTTATCTGTGGACAAGGTTGCACTTTATTTAGGCGATTTGGAGGTTCAACCCACCAAGATGCAATTGGCAAAAAGATCCATCAAAGATCCTTATcgtgtggttgaagatgttcttgtaACGAGGAAGAATGCATACAACATGATGCAACAAAGAGAGTTGTCCATCTTGAAATAA